The genomic DNA AAGCACAGACCCGCGTAGAGAGCCCGAAGAATGGGACTGGGTGATGAAACGAGGGGGCAAAACTGGAGTGAAGGAAGATTCAATCGACAGCGTGGAATTAGTATTGCTGGACACTTGGACGTCGAGTGGGGAGGCAAATAGGACCCAGAATTGGAATACGAGTAAGAAGGGTAGGATGGTGATAATGGCGAACATGACTCTCAGGGTGTCCACGATTAATGGATTTATGTTCAAGTAGAATGCGGAGCAGACATTTGTGCTGTCAATGCTTCGGAGTATGTCCCGTAATATACTACCTAGGGTAGTAAACCCTAGCCACATTATATACCGGAAAGGTTAGGTAAGGTACCTTGCCCTCCTTCACTTGAGGGAGGGTACCCGTCGCGATGATCACATACCCACGAAGGAGGGTGAGTGTGGACAGAGGTACCTTGGGTAACGAGCCAGTGACTAGGTATCTAGATATGCAATACAATGGAAATACCCGGCGGACAAAAATATCAGCCGAAGTATGCTCCTAGGCCGGTGGTTCACTAGTCTGAAATGCATACATATATTGGTAGTATTGCATGAGGGGTTGCTCTAGCAGCTTGAGCACactggtgatgggtggtttTGTGTCATCGTTCGGAAGTTTGGAGAGCTTGGCTTGCCCATCACCTGCAAATAAGCCGCACTGCACCCTCTTTTGGAACCAAGACCAATTGAATAGCAATGCTGAAAAGACTTAGTCacaagaaaaggaaaaagacgTCGTTTCTGTCGCATGATATCAATTCTGAGTCTTGCTAGTAAAGCATCCAATCATAAAAGCCTGCTTGGCCAAGTGGTAAGGCGTCGCACTTGTAATGCGAAGAGCACAGGTTCGATTCCTGTAGTAGGCATTCATTTTACCTCACCCAGTTACGTTGATCCTGATCACACAAATGGAACATTTTTGTAATTGCAAATTCTTCATGAAAACCTGGAACAGTGGACAGAAATGGCAaacagacaacaacaagccaacACCCAGATCACATTACCCTGCGTCTTTTTGCACTTGACCGAAACCTTGGAGAACGCCGTCCTCGCTTGGACCCATGagccccatcatcccaagcCCCATTTTGTAATTCTTCCTCCACCCGTATCGCGTGCTGTATGGCCTTGTCCATTCCATTCCTCACATACTCCTCTGGTGTGCTGTCGCCCTCTAGCCTCAGATGCCATGCTCGTATACACCGCTTGGGATCAAAAGTTTGTACTGGCAATGGACCGAAAAGACGAGATTCCATTCCACTGCGCATGAAGTCATCCAGTGAAGTCCATGGTCTAGGACCTTGACGGAATTTCTCAGGAGCTGGGCCCAGTGCTGAATCAACGCTGTGGGTGATGGTCCTGGTTTGAGACGTCTTCGGTCTTTGGCTCGGTACCGTGGTGCCCTGATACCTTCCAGGCAGAGTTTgcgccaccaacctcccctgaCTTGTGGGAATATTCAGATTTCTAGACAGTGTATCGGTACCGCCATCTTTATCCTCGCTCAGGACCTGGAGAGTCATGACGCTCGACATCTTCGCCATCGTAGGAgcgtcatcgccatcgccagcgtcttcctctccagcccaaGGGCTTTCACCGGCATAGAGCTTGCGGTAGTACTCGGCCAGCGGAATTCCCTTCGTCGTGGGAGTGGAGCGCCTCACACTGGAATCAATGTATGACGGGTCCCCCTCAGCAACATCTATATTGTCTTGAATAGTCTGGTCCATTCTCCCGTCGTTCAGGTCGCCCGGCGCATTAAACAAGTTTCTAAGAGTTGTGACAGATTCCTCGTCAGCCGGCATCGATAACCCATCAACAAAGGAGTTTTCTGCAGCTTGTTCTGCCTCGAGTAGTATCGTATCATCAGCTGCCCAAAATGCCGGCAGGTTTGTGACATCTTTGAGGGTCATGTCTGGGTTTTCGAAGAACCCTGTTCTCAAAACGTATTCGCAGTATTTTTCCAGGCGGCCAAGTGCCCTATTTTCGTGTGAGGGGTCATTCGGGTCTGGCAGGATCGTGAATTTCCCATCAGGATCGGCAGAGCTTGACTGCTCGTGCTCGGCCTCTAACATCCACTCATCGTAAAGATCGGGCTTGCTCTTGGAATCACGGTGCACAGGCACAGTGCCACCGTCTGTGAATTGTTGATTGTTGATGAACGATATCTGGTCCTTCCACCATTCCATGAGGCTTTCCAAGAATCGAACTTCGTTGTTAATCCTACGGATGGTGTCGTTATGCTTGCGGTCGAACTCGTGATGCATGCTGATTTGGGAAATTATGTTTCTCTCCTTGTAAACATGAGCCAAGCTATAATCAGCCTTCCTGCCCTCAAAAGTGGAATTTACATGATGCTTTTCCTCCTGTAGGTGCTTGACCTTTCTGCGCTCCACCTCGGCCCAAAAAGAGCTTCTTGCCGCCAAAATATTCTTCACATGTTTGTCCACAATGGCAAGTATCCTCTTATCAATGTCGGAAAGATTCCCACGTGTGGCAATGTCGATTTGGCGGGACCTCCGGATGTCGAGAGTACTAAGCTCCCTGGCCATGAAGGGATATAGTTCCCAGACTGGCTTGTTCACTCGGGCCACGATGGCAGCTTCTCTaaggggggagttggtgCTCATAGTTGGGATTGACGACTGGTGCGAGCTCGAGGACTGCTGTGACCTTCCAGACTGTTGTGGGCTTGAAGACTGATGTGCATGCGAAGGGGTGGACGTCCCGGCCTGGGGGGCGGTGATCAGCGGCTTCACATAAAAGTTGTTCATGAACGGATACGTGTAATTCTTCTCGGCTATTTTGAGCAGTTTTCGTCGGTCATTCAATATTTTGTTGTGCCGGTGAATTGTTCGGACGAGGTCTTTGTATTTCCCACCGCGGGCTTCCATAACCATGATGACAGCCGACCGGGAAGGCCAAAACGGAAACGTGTGTACCCTAATCGCGGCGAGAGCCATGTGAGCTTGCTGAAAGTCCTGGGTAGCAGTGAAAGGCCATCGCTGCGGGTCATAAGCCCGATAAGGCATCCCGCCCCTGATGCCCATGGTCCACATGACCGGGCGATCCCTTTTGTCCTTCGCCCTTCTATGCTGATCCAGTTTATAATCGGCCAACGCAATGACATGTCCGTAAAGCCAGTCGTTGCTGGGCCATTCCTCCCAGCGTCTTTCCCTTTGTACCTTCTTGGTTTGAGTAAATTCGGTCCACCATGCACATGTTGCTTCCTTCATGTCCGCCGTGTTGTCGTATTCTTCGGCTGCGAAATCAAACATATCCTCAAATTTCCCCACGAGATCAAGCAGTTCTCCGCTGTATTTTGCTCGCAACTTTTTGGAGGTTGCGAGTTTGGTAAAGGGAAATTTGATCTCATCGCCGGCTTGTTCCCGTTCGGCAACGTGAAAGGCTAGCTCTCTGCCCAGACCCCACGCTTTGATGCGTTTTTCAGAGATAGTCAACAGTGTCTTTAGCATCACACCGAAATACATCTTGTCAAACCACGTCCCCGGCTCTGGAAGCTTTTTCAACCTTGCCTTGTATTCACCGTGAACGTCATGTTTCACGTCGCACGCCAGGCCAAAGTCTGCAAGGTGAATCTGTGGGAAACAGGCGTTAAAGTTCTCGAGTCGGGggtctttttgtttttcttcagCAGAAGGGTAGTGCAGCCAAATATTGTGTAAGTGGCCGTCATTGTGGCCAATCGAGACCCAATCTATCAACGTTGGATGCTTCAAGTCGGGCTTCAAGTGGTTGTTATTCCGGAGGTTCTCCTCTGGAGATTTCACATGGCCTGTGTGCAGGTAGGCATAAGCCCGCCCGACTTGGGCGATGAAATGCCAGATGAATTCCTCGGGGACATCCTCGGCTCCTGTACGCTCCGAATTTTTAGACAAGCACCCTTTCTTGTAATTCTCCAGGAGTTCCCAGAGCGAGCCGCCATTGTAGTATTTCATGAACATGGTTGACTGTGAGTCTCCGTGCCAGTTCTTTATGTCGTTGTCGGGTCTAGTTCCGTAATCATGTATCTGAACTGCATACATCTGCGAGATTGGATAGAGAATAGCTACGTAGTACACATTTTATTAGCAGCTGCgtctggatgatgatggacaaCACATACGGTCATATTCTAGCGATCTGTACGCTGCAGGGTCGTCCAAAGTCATGTACTCAATCTCTGGTATGATTCCGTTGACATTGCTTGACAATCGCCACGAGATATTGCCCAGCACCTGTTTGATGACCACCTGCTCCTCCGGTTTGTCCACAGAGTGGAACAGCCCTACCATAACACCATTTTTGGTCACGTACTTCGGGAGAGTAAACCAACGGATCAAAACAAAGCCCTTGGGACGAGCCTGTAGCCAGATGAGGGATTTGTTGGTAACAGGCGATTCGTTTTTGTAAGCTTCTCTTTCGGCCACCTCGGGCCGCTCGAGTGGAAAGGCTACCAGTGTCATGTTTTTCCACCCTCGCTCTTCGATCTTCTCGCCAAAAGGTATATCTGTAGAGCGTTGGACGCCCACAAAGCCGGAATCATCGCGAATTGTGCTGTCGTTCGGAGATGCCATTATGGCGGTTCAGATAAAACCTCGGTACTCCGGTGTGAGGGGCAGTTTTGACCAATGTCTGGATTATTATGAGCTCGTGTAGGCAAATTaagtaggtaaggtagctACCCGattggtgatgtgatgtATATTTTAGGTCTTAGACAACAAAGCCCTATCATCTCCAGATCCATCATGCCCTTCTTTGTCCGGGTAACTAGGAACAGTTCAAGTAGCTGTTTCACAGGGCAGCCTTCACTCAGAGACAAAGGATAGGTATCTCATCAAACCACTATCCAGCTAACCACTTTTTCCGGATCGGGCTAGGAACTGCCAGTCATCAAACATAGAGACTTTGAAAGTGGCATTTGACTATGCCCTTGGTACCCACACCTACCTCCCTCTGTGCAACTGGTTTCATACACACCATCCCATTATCTGGGCGGCATCATCAATTCGCCTTGTctaccacacacacccagTCTCTCCCAGCATTGTACCTGCACCTACACTCCACACAATTTATCGAGATGGAGTTGGATTCTGCGTTGCTGCTTCGACGTCTTGTTAGTGATGATGTTTCCCATCGGTCTTTTTCAAGCTACACTGGATCGAATCGCATCCTAATTGGACACTTGGTGAAAAATAACCAGAGACAATTTCTGACAGTTACGTGCAGTGCTAGAACGTTGCGTGTGCACTATACCTGCCCAAGAAAGCGGGATTAGGACTCCGTTCACACATGGTTGAGGTGGGACTACAAGATTTAGGCTGTTAATTCTGAGCTGCAGGTAGCCGTAGGAATGCAACTCTGTGACCCCAGATTAACAAACAGCCTAAAGGTGGAGTACACAAGAGAAGTCTCTAGACAGGTTCAAGTGCATTGTTTGTCAATCAGCTAGGTAGAGATGTCCTATCTGGTTTGAATCATTGTTTCAGCGGATAGACTGTGGTaaaatacctacctaccataTCAAATCCTTGGGAGCCGTAGCAAGACTTGACGTTAGTGCATAAGGCCTGGAACAAACATACTACCTGCCAGTCCTGCCTACTTACACAAGCTTCCCGACCTACTTTGCACTCTGGCAGGTTGCATCACCTACATTCCTTGACTCGCAGCTTGATCAAGGGAGATGTTCTTCCAGGTTCGCAGACATCCTTTCGGCCGCCACTGCCCATGTTGAGCCTTCAGCTTGGCAGTACCAGTTCTCGGCCTCCATATCCCGTGGTTGCCCGTTGAAGCAATTGAAGCAGGCCCCATGTCATGAGGCTCTTTGGACGCCATCCATTGACATACAACTGCACATGTTTAGCTTAATGTCTTGGGTCGTAGTCTCATTGATTTACCCGTCGGTTGAATCGGTAGTTCGCTCCCTGAGGGCCCTGTTCCCTTTTTTGCCGAACTGGGTTGCATCTTTCGGCAAGGCTGTCTACGTACCAACCCATATTACTCAATGCAGAAAGGCCGGTGGCCGAGAACCAGAAACCCGGTTTGAGAGTCGAACTGACTGGGAGGCTAGCACAGGGAAACACCATGTCATGAGGTCCTAAGTATATTGAATTTAGACCTCCTATACGCGCGGCTAACCTTGGTGTACAGTCCTTTCACGCTTCTGGTTGCATTGCACAGATCGGTTGCGTGTGAATTCCAAGTTGTTCAACTTGGCACTCTGGAATTGCAAGGGCTTTTGATCCCATGCCTTTCTCCTTGACATTTGCGGTGTTATGGCGGTCTAGAATCCGTTCTCGTCTCTTGTTTCATCACCTGTGCTGTTTTGCATGAACTACGCTTGGACGAATTCGGCATTGATCAAGATGTTAGTGCCAATTTCGACAGATCACCCACATGtaggtaccttaggtacCTTGTGTCAAGAGCACAGTTACCTGCTGGTAATAAGAAAGTCGGTTGTTCAATCTTCGACCAGTTTCTTGTTGGTTATGTCCACTGCACTGGGCCGTTGTGCCAATTTGTGGGGAAGTGCTTCAAGGAGTGGGTTGAATCGACGTTAGATGACAGGTGCTAGAATCCGGGGTAATGACCTGCAAACAGAACAGAATCCACCCGGAAAGGAATCCACAACCAAGGGGTTGCATTACAACCAGGTCCTCATGTAACGCAGGGACCTCCGTTGTCTCGCAAAGGACTGGAGTTGAATGCCTGGGCCAAGGATAAGGGGCAAAATCCGCTTCCTCCGAAGACCCAATACCACCTAGCTGGCAATGAACGGATTGGCATGTGGAAATCTATATAAGCACCTTTGTCGCCCAACGGAGGAAATTGATCCCAACCCTCTTGTTCGACCAGGCCTGTAACTTTCCAGTTGTCTCTCCAGAAACATCAAGATGGTCAccctttcttcccttctCGTTGCCGCCGCGACAGTGGCCACTGGTGTCTTCGCTGCCCCCGGTGAGCTTCCTGGGCTGGCCAAGCGTCAAACCTACACAACCAGCGCTACCGGTACACACAATGGGTACTACTTCTCCTTCTGGACCGACGGCGGCCCGAACGTGAGGTATACCAACGAGGCTGGCGGCCAGTACTCGGTGTCGTGGTCCGGCAACGGCAACTGGGTTGGTGGTAAGGGATGGAACCCCGGTACTGCTCGGTGAGTGTTGCAACATGTCGTCGTGTGCTGGTGCCAGCAGCTGACAAGGGTCATATGCAACAGCACCATCAACTACACGGGCACCTATCAGCCCAACGGCAACTCGTACCTGGCCATCTATGGATGGACCAGAAACCCTCTTGTCGAGTACTACGTGATTGAGAACTTTGGCACTTACAACCCATCCTCGGGAGCCACCCGCATGGGAAGCGTTGTCGATGGCGGTGCCACCTATGATATCTACAGGTCCACCCGCGTTCAGCAGCCCTCTATCGAGGGTACTCGTACCTTTGACCAGTACTGGTCCGTCCGCCAGCAGAAGCGCACCGGCGGCTCTGTCAACATGGCTACCCACTTTGCTGCCTGGGAACGTGCGGGACTCAGACTGGGAACCCATGATTACCAGGTTGTCGCCACTGAGGGCTACTTCTCGTCCGGCTCCGCTACTATCAACGTTGGCGGCTCCTCGGGTGGTGCtcagccccagccccagccccagccttcttccaaccccaaccctggcaacggtggcggcggcggtggttcCAACGTGAGTCCTCCTTTGCTCTCTAGGCCAGGTGCTTGATCAGAATAGAACAATTAATAACCATTCACGAAAATAGTGCGCTGCCAGATGGGGCCAATGCGGTGGTCAGGGCTGGAATGGTCCTACTTGCTGCGAGTCGGGCACTACCTGCCGTTCCAGCAATCAGTGGTATTCCCAGTGCCTTTAAGTTGTTGGATTTGACCCTGGACGTTCTGGGATGGGCTCTCACCACGCGGTCTCAAACTTCGATGGACAGTAAGGGAAAGTCTGTAAGGTAGATAGGATAAGGGGACGCCTCATGCTTCATGTACATAATTGCACCCTTGCATGCCATCACGGTATGTGGTACAAATACTCGTTTTTTCCATCAAAAGCTTCGACCGATGTGTGTGTCTGCGTGTGTGCAGAATCCTGATGTTTTGGACGGGATGCCCTAGTCGGCTGAGATGTCGAGAGATTGAAAAGGCTGTCTGTGGTGTGTGTAGCTGGGGTGTCTGCGGTGTCAACGAATAGGATGAGTGGTAAGAACCTTGCATCTTTGTCCTACAGTCACACCACCGTCGCCTGCTTTCTCCTCAGGTCCAACCAAAATGCCGACACGGTGAGACAGGAGACAGGGCTGTGTCTCTGATGTCCTGGTGGTGTAAACACAGCTGGTAGGTAGCTAGATTCACAACATCGTCGAAATGGATGGCTGGCTGAGTGTGATCAGGTAAGCTCGCATCAAGTcaaagagggaaaaggcATCGAGGCGGTACATCAGGAACCTCGCCGCTATTTTCCCCGCACAAAGCGAACCTGAAAACCCACACCGCTTGCCTCGTTGAGATAAGGCCCTGTTGCCCTGAAGAGCGAGAACCAAGGATTGACCAATGGCGGTCTTGGCCCGTTCGCcatcgccttcttggcctcccCCTGCAAGAGTTCCATCGGTCTCTTGCCCTCGATCGAGGACCAAACCAAGTTCGGACCATGACAGCAGAAGCGGGGTCGGCAGTTCAGCCTATGGGTTGccattggtgatgatgggtgtcTGGTTCCTGCGGTCTGCCAACGGCCAGCTTTGAGAAGCGTCACGTTGGCGCACACGGTACCAGAGCTGAAGGGGGTGCTCGGAGAGTAAAAGAAGGACCGGGCTCCATATTTTGATCCTGTTCTTTTCCCTCGCTCTCAACCGTTGCTGACAGCCAACCTTTTCTGCCCGTCCACGACAGGGTCAACCCACCATCTGTGTCCTTTCACCGATTCACTAGAAGCCAGCACCCTGCGGCTCATCAACGCGGTCGACAGC from Podospora pseudoanserina strain CBS 124.78 chromosome 2, whole genome shotgun sequence includes the following:
- a CDS encoding hypothetical protein (EggNog:ENOG503PXW1), whose amino-acid sequence is MASPNDSTIRDDSGFVGVQRSTDIPFGEKIEERGWKNMTLVAFPLERPEVAEREAYKNESPVTNKSLIWLQARPKGFVLIRWFTLPKYVTKNGVMVGLFHSVDKPEEQVVIKQVLGNISWRLSSNVNGIIPEIEYMTLDDPAAYRSLEYDPILYPISQMYAVQIHDYGTRPDNDIKNWHGDSQSTMFMKYYNGGSLWELLENYKKGCLSKNSERTGAEDVPEEFIWHFIAQVGRAYAYLHTGHVKSPEENLRNNNHLKPDLKHPTLIDWVSIGHNDGHLHNIWLHYPSAEEKQKDPRLENFNACFPQIHLADFGLACDVKHDVHGEYKARLKKLPEPGTWFDKMYFGVMLKTLLTISEKRIKAWGLGRELAFHVAEREQAGDEIKFPFTKLATSKKLRAKYSGELLDLVGKFEDMFDFAAEEYDNTADMKEATCAWWTEFTQTKKVQRERRWEEWPSNDWLYGHVIALADYKLDQHRRAKDKRDRPVMWTMGIRGGMPYRAYDPQRWPFTATQDFQQAHMALAAIRVHTFPFWPSRSAVIMVMEARGGKYKDLVRTIHRHNKILNDRRKLLKIAEKNYTYPFMNNFYVKPLITAPQAGTSTPSHAHQSSSPQQSGRSQQSSSSHQSSIPTMSTNSPLREAAIVARVNKPVWELYPFMARELSTLDIRRSRQIDIATRGNLSDIDKRILAIVDKHVKNILAARSSFWAEVERRKVKHLQEEKHHVNSTFEGRKADYSLAHVYKERNIISQISMHHEFDRKHNDTIRRINNEVRFLESLMEWWKDQISFINNQQFTDGGTVPVHRDSKSKPDLYDEWMLEAEHEQSSSADPDGKFTILPDPNDPSHENRALGRLEKYCEYVLRTGFFENPDMTLKDVTNLPAFWAADDTILLEAEQAAENSFVDGLSMPADEESVTTLRNLFNAPGDLNDGRMDQTIQDNIDVAEGDPSYIDSSVRRSTPTTKGIPLAEYYRKLYAGESPWAGEEDAGDGDDAPTMAKMSSVMTLQVLSEDKDGGTDTLSRNLNIPTSQGRLVAQTLPGRYQGTTVPSQRPKTSQTRTITHSVDSALGPAPEKFRQGPRPWTSLDDFMRSGMESRLFGPLPVQTFDPKRCIRAWHLRLEGDSTPEEYVRNGMDKAIQHAIRVEEELQNGAWDDGAHGPPKLDQGAFSATNTSSDGAASEDLYTFHLPWLSVYNDLDGIIRLRINFLHDDTTTENPTLVERLRNTFPFFGNDMVRTGAIGEFAVGIADYAGGPVFEAAALKIAKAGWRLEVHALGENDLKTQLEGFEKVDAEVSIKNLRWVVAHVPRISTDSLRRLKVLGAGVNVSGWLYLSGTGNTTNPAGPPFRRILDSGIHGGFGPDGANIAPLSPWPHAYYAITGKNAKGEVINPGQSISRQEVLELFTKHNTWFLGGPDEHSLGVLETGRLGDVAVLSEDYFTIPEERIKQLRSVLTVVGGVVVWDSGEI
- a CDS encoding hypothetical protein (COG:G; EggNog:ENOG503NW58; CAZy:GH11), with protein sequence MVTLSSLLVAAATVATGVFAAPGELPGLAKRQTYTTSATGTHNGYYFSFWTDGGPNVRYTNEAGGQYSVSWSGNGNWVGGKGWNPGTARTINYTGTYQPNGNSYLAIYGWTRNPLVEYYVIENFGTYNPSSGATRMGSVVDGGATYDIYRSTRVQQPSIEGTRTFDQYWSVRQQKRTGGSVNMATHFAAWERAGLRLGTHDYQVVATEGYFSSGSATINVGGSSGGAQPQPQPQPSSNPNPGNGGGGGGSNCAARWGQCGGQGWNGPTCCESGTTCRSSNQWYSQCL